A section of the Verrucomicrobium sp. GAS474 genome encodes:
- a CDS encoding autotransporter-associated beta strand repeat-containing protein, with protein sequence MKILLRWPVLALVLVSLTSAVPGLRAATVTWDATSGTTGAQDGTGAWSSSSTAFWNGSADVTAGTSDTVTFGSATSLAAAYTVTLGGNVTVGNLAFSYSGANNYTIAGSTYTITLGGAGGTGAATITATSGTSTAIAPVISANLANSGGLSLVGGSATLNSSLTFSGTNTFSGGLTLGDGTNLILLTANSQAALGTGAVTINPNATLRLNGSFITSSAQTISLAGGTGDGGRGLIDLYGNGSGVAGTVTLTGNASRIRIDVLTGTISGNIGESGGSQSLEYYGGTVNNVLSITGNNTYSGGTLVTAGSSGKSFTVAVSADSAFGAVPASASTNLTFAGTGTTVLQATGSFTLNAKRNIVLSSAGHTFDTQAYNLTIGGVVSGTTPVSKIGSGTLTLAGANTYTGATSVSAGTLSVTGSLANTAVSVASGATLTGTGTIAGATTVASGGTLAAGTATGTSLTLANGLTMASGSTLAFVLGSGNTSSTLTLGGTASLASTLYIDLLNIQAGTYSNIITGLASDPGESGWTLTSDDNGYSAQFSYSAGNLSVTVVAVPEPPVAALLGAFGTVWGAGGLLRRRLFRRKGRPDAGAIL encoded by the coding sequence ATGAAAATCCTCCTTCGCTGGCCCGTCTTGGCGCTCGTTCTGGTTTCCCTCACCTCGGCAGTGCCCGGCCTGCGCGCGGCGACGGTGACGTGGGATGCGACCTCCGGCACCACCGGCGCTCAGGACGGCACGGGGGCGTGGAGCAGCAGTTCCACCGCCTTCTGGAACGGGAGCGCCGACGTGACGGCAGGCACCTCGGACACGGTGACCTTCGGTTCCGCCACATCGCTGGCGGCGGCCTATACGGTCACACTCGGAGGGAACGTGACGGTGGGGAACCTCGCCTTCAGCTACAGCGGGGCGAACAACTACACGATTGCCGGATCGACGTACACGATCACGTTGGGCGGGGCGGGCGGGACCGGAGCCGCGACGATCACCGCCACCTCGGGGACGAGCACGGCCATCGCGCCGGTGATCAGCGCCAACCTGGCGAACAGCGGTGGGCTGAGCCTCGTCGGCGGATCGGCAACGCTCAATTCCTCGCTTACTTTTTCGGGAACCAACACCTTCTCCGGAGGTCTCACGCTCGGAGACGGGACGAACCTGATCCTCTTGACTGCGAACAGCCAAGCGGCTCTCGGAACGGGGGCGGTGACGATCAACCCGAACGCCACCCTCCGCCTCAACGGGAGTTTCATTACCTCATCGGCCCAGACGATCAGCCTCGCGGGAGGGACCGGCGACGGCGGGCGCGGCTTGATCGATCTCTATGGAAACGGCAGCGGCGTCGCCGGGACCGTCACGCTGACGGGGAACGCCTCCCGGATCCGGATCGACGTGCTGACCGGCACCATTTCCGGAAACATCGGGGAGAGCGGTGGCTCGCAGTCCCTGGAGTACTACGGGGGGACGGTGAACAATGTCCTCTCCATCACGGGGAACAACACCTACAGCGGCGGCACTCTCGTCACGGCGGGGTCGTCGGGGAAGTCCTTCACCGTCGCCGTCTCGGCCGACTCGGCTTTCGGTGCCGTCCCCGCCTCGGCCTCGACGAACCTCACCTTCGCGGGCACCGGCACGACGGTCCTCCAGGCGACGGGCTCGTTCACCCTCAACGCGAAACGCAACATCGTCCTCTCGAGCGCGGGACACACCTTCGACACGCAGGCCTACAACCTCACCATCGGCGGCGTCGTCTCGGGGACGACCCCGGTCTCGAAGATCGGCTCCGGAACGCTCACCCTCGCCGGGGCGAACACCTACACCGGGGCGACCTCCGTCAGCGCGGGCACCCTCTCCGTGACGGGGAGCCTCGCGAACACCGCCGTCTCCGTCGCCTCCGGGGCGACGCTGACCGGCACCGGGACGATCGCCGGGGCGACGACAGTGGCCTCCGGCGGCACGCTGGCGGCGGGGACGGCGACAGGCACCTCGCTCACCCTCGCCAATGGCCTGACGATGGCCTCGGGCTCGACGCTCGCCTTCGTCCTCGGCTCCGGCAACACCTCCTCGACCCTGACGCTGGGGGGAACGGCCTCCCTCGCCTCGACGTTGTACATCGATCTCCTGAACATCCAGGCCGGGACCTACTCGAACATCATCACCGGACTCGCCTCCGATCCCGGCGAATCGGGCTGGACGCTGACCTCCGACGACAACGGGTACAGCGCCCAGTTCAGCTACAGCGCCGGAAACCTCAGCGTGACGGTCGTCGCCGTGCCGGAGCCGCCGGTCGCCGCTCTCCTCGGCGCGTTCGGGACGGTCTGGGGGGCGGGCGGCCTGCTCCGGCGCCGCCTTTTCCGGCGGAAAGGACGCCCGGACGCGGGAGCCATTCTGTAG
- a CDS encoding LacI family DNA-binding transcriptional regulator: MASITTRQLAAMAGCSHATVSLALRNHPRISEATRKKIVDLASASGYSRDPLVSTLMTQLRTTRRNRATEKLAFLTLWDTRDGWRKGHQDTSAFQRACVRAEELGYEIEEFWAKEPGLNAKRLTKILYTRGIRGLLLSTLPRPSGHFSLDWSHFATVTTGSTLLKPDLHRVVHSQFQGMSQLLHELRHLGYRKIGFTSLVDQSERSNQGWLARFLLHNQRQPAALRVPPLIVPKWSPTKALQWIEKHEPDVIVSNIEDPLHLLRDAGFRVPKEIGYASLDRILPGDPYAGIDQLRGEMGAVAVELLISLLEGNQYGLPTHPRMVHVTSEWKPGPTVRRIRSDVTGS; encoded by the coding sequence ATGGCCTCGATCACCACCCGCCAGCTGGCCGCGATGGCCGGATGTTCCCATGCGACCGTCTCGCTGGCGCTGCGGAACCATCCGCGCATCTCCGAGGCGACGCGGAAGAAGATCGTCGACCTCGCCTCGGCATCCGGGTACAGCCGCGATCCTCTCGTCTCGACGCTGATGACCCAGCTCCGGACCACCCGCCGCAATCGCGCCACGGAGAAGCTCGCCTTCCTCACCCTGTGGGATACGCGGGACGGCTGGAGGAAAGGGCACCAGGACACCAGTGCGTTTCAACGCGCCTGCGTCCGGGCGGAAGAGCTGGGCTACGAGATCGAGGAATTCTGGGCGAAGGAGCCGGGGCTCAACGCGAAACGGCTGACCAAGATCCTCTATACCCGCGGCATCCGGGGACTGCTCCTGAGCACCCTTCCCCGCCCCTCGGGCCATTTCTCCCTCGATTGGTCCCACTTCGCCACCGTCACCACCGGCAGCACTCTCCTGAAGCCCGACCTTCACCGCGTCGTCCACTCCCAGTTCCAGGGCATGTCCCAGCTCCTCCACGAGCTACGCCATCTCGGCTACCGGAAGATCGGCTTCACCAGCCTGGTCGACCAAAGCGAGCGGAGCAACCAGGGCTGGCTCGCCCGCTTCCTGCTCCACAACCAGCGCCAGCCCGCCGCGCTCCGCGTCCCGCCGCTCATCGTTCCGAAATGGAGCCCGACGAAGGCCCTGCAATGGATCGAGAAACACGAGCCCGACGTGATCGTCAGCAACATCGAGGACCCCCTCCACCTGCTCCGGGACGCCGGCTTCCGGGTTCCGAAGGAAATCGGCTACGCCTCGCTCGACCGCATCCTTCCCGGCGATCCTTACGCGGGGATCGACCAGCTCCGCGGGGAGATGGGGGCCGTCGCCGTCGAGCTACTGATCTCCCTTCTCGAAGGGAACCAGTACGGCTTGCCCACCCATCCGCGCATGGTCCACGTCACCTCGGAGTGGAAGCCGGGCCCCACGGTCCGGCGGATACGGTCGGACGTGACGGGGAGTTAA
- a CDS encoding glycosyl hydrolase, with amino-acid sequence MNPAVSLFLRSALLLSGAGLPLFGQVPSEVPDPAPLPLTHNTAPPYTVVEAGVAKMQAGYMDFYSDWIKRPLIWGEDFMPTDNWDNIQGNTWFLAPWAKWVKGKEGRRLILSAPMLVGNWKREGPKTGPDAGKPVSHEIGATGAYNVYYKTLAERLVANGLGDTIIRLGWEFNGGWYVWRVDKNPDAFIQYWRQIVTTMRAVPGAEKLKFCWNPTIGLYESKAYEAWPGDEYVDILGLDIYDQTWYPEIYPLPEKATPEEIEKRRRLSWDGNLNFDGKRRDGIPFWTKFAQEHGNKPIAVCEWGLVAGKHGGGDNVYFIEQMYKFITDPKNNVYFHCYFDVNAPDGGHLLAPWKGVQSVFPNAVAKYQELFGAKEPYVEKKDETANR; translated from the coding sequence ATGAATCCCGCCGTCTCTCTTTTCCTTCGTTCCGCTCTTCTCCTCTCCGGGGCCGGTCTCCCTCTCTTCGGACAGGTCCCGAGCGAGGTTCCCGATCCGGCCCCTCTCCCGCTCACGCACAATACCGCCCCTCCCTACACCGTGGTCGAGGCGGGCGTCGCCAAGATGCAGGCCGGGTACATGGACTTCTACAGCGACTGGATCAAACGCCCCCTTATCTGGGGCGAAGACTTCATGCCGACCGACAACTGGGACAACATCCAGGGCAACACCTGGTTCCTCGCCCCTTGGGCCAAATGGGTGAAGGGCAAGGAAGGGCGCCGGCTGATCCTCTCCGCACCGATGCTCGTCGGAAACTGGAAGCGCGAAGGCCCTAAAACCGGCCCCGACGCAGGCAAGCCTGTCTCCCACGAGATCGGCGCGACGGGAGCCTATAACGTCTATTACAAGACCCTCGCGGAGCGCCTCGTCGCCAACGGCCTCGGAGACACGATCATCCGGCTCGGTTGGGAATTCAACGGGGGCTGGTATGTGTGGCGCGTCGACAAGAATCCCGACGCCTTTATCCAATACTGGAGGCAGATCGTCACGACGATGCGCGCCGTTCCGGGCGCGGAAAAACTCAAGTTCTGCTGGAACCCCACGATCGGCCTCTACGAAAGCAAGGCTTACGAGGCGTGGCCGGGCGACGAGTACGTCGACATCCTCGGCCTCGATATCTACGACCAGACCTGGTACCCGGAAATCTATCCGCTGCCCGAGAAAGCCACCCCCGAGGAAATCGAGAAGCGGCGGCGCCTGAGCTGGGACGGGAACCTGAACTTCGACGGCAAGCGGCGTGACGGCATCCCGTTCTGGACCAAGTTCGCCCAGGAGCATGGGAACAAGCCCATCGCCGTCTGCGAGTGGGGCCTGGTCGCCGGGAAGCACGGCGGCGGTGACAATGTCTATTTCATCGAGCAGATGTACAAGTTCATCACCGATCCGAAGAACAACGTCTACTTCCACTGCTACTTCGACGTGAACGCTCCCGACGGCGGCCACCTCCTGGCCCCATGGAAGGGCGTCCAGAGCGTTTTCCCCAACGCCGTCGCCAAGTACCAGGAGCTCTTCGGCGCGAAAGAGCCCTACGTCGAGAAAAAGGACGAGACGGCGAACCGGTAA
- a CDS encoding glycosyl hydrolase family 28 protein, producing MLAPLDKPDSERSATLPAPPCASGVRIVPASTDPAHTRAIQAAIDACAAQGEGKVVLEPGLHRSGTIVLRSGVTLHLEKDAILSGSTDVKDYLRREGHLGARINGGEATALIFAEKAERIALTGEGTIDGSGQAFWRKCTPAPDWAEARKPLSLWIPGFEYQALPRPRALVLFADCREVRIEGVHLRNSPAWTVHLLACDSVEIRDIVLRGELHGSNTDGIDLDACRDVLVENCDIFTGDDAIALKNTNTWGLRRPSRNITVRGCRLRSTTHGFTVGTETKDDFENIVLADSSIEQAGKWWTLTGIGLSIVDGGTLRNVLIRDVVISDSLGPIQVRLANAGREQETKTPGRIEDIVFENVRVERAHGNCLLMGLKERPLKNVVLKNVDIQMHETVDSSAILAELPEMETEFPPSAVWRQLPSYGLYCRHIEGLAFSRVSILPAEGEKRPAFLLKNVSPFDCTGLNAAEPSS from the coding sequence ATGCTGGCCCCCCTCGACAAACCCGATTCCGAACGTTCCGCGACCCTCCCCGCGCCGCCCTGTGCTTCCGGAGTCCGCATCGTCCCCGCCTCCACCGACCCCGCCCATACGCGCGCGATCCAGGCGGCGATCGACGCCTGCGCCGCGCAAGGCGAAGGCAAGGTCGTCCTCGAGCCGGGACTCCATCGCTCGGGAACGATTGTCCTGAGGAGCGGCGTCACGCTCCATCTCGAGAAAGACGCCATCCTCTCGGGCAGCACCGACGTGAAGGACTACCTCCGGCGCGAAGGACACCTCGGCGCCCGAATCAACGGAGGCGAGGCCACTGCTCTGATCTTTGCGGAGAAGGCCGAAAGAATCGCTCTGACGGGGGAAGGGACCATCGACGGGAGCGGCCAGGCGTTCTGGCGGAAATGCACTCCGGCGCCCGACTGGGCCGAGGCCCGCAAGCCCCTCTCGCTCTGGATCCCAGGATTCGAGTATCAGGCGCTCCCGCGTCCCCGCGCCCTCGTGCTTTTTGCCGATTGCAGGGAAGTCCGTATCGAGGGCGTCCATCTCCGCAATTCCCCCGCTTGGACGGTCCACCTCCTGGCCTGCGACTCCGTCGAGATCCGGGACATCGTCCTGCGCGGCGAGCTCCACGGCAGCAATACGGACGGCATCGACCTCGACGCCTGCCGGGACGTCCTGGTCGAGAACTGCGACATCTTCACCGGAGACGACGCCATCGCCCTCAAGAATACCAACACCTGGGGCCTGCGGCGTCCCTCCCGCAACATCACCGTGCGCGGCTGCCGCCTGCGTTCGACCACCCATGGTTTCACCGTCGGCACCGAGACGAAGGACGACTTCGAGAACATCGTCCTCGCCGATTCGTCGATCGAGCAGGCCGGAAAATGGTGGACCCTGACGGGGATCGGCCTGAGCATCGTCGACGGCGGCACGCTCCGCAATGTCCTGATCCGGGACGTCGTCATCTCCGATTCCCTCGGCCCGATCCAGGTCCGGCTGGCCAATGCGGGGCGGGAGCAGGAGACGAAGACACCGGGCAGGATCGAGGACATCGTCTTCGAGAATGTCCGCGTCGAACGCGCCCACGGCAACTGCCTCCTCATGGGCCTGAAAGAGCGGCCCCTCAAAAACGTCGTCCTGAAGAACGTCGATATCCAGATGCACGAGACCGTCGATTCCTCCGCCATTCTCGCCGAGCTGCCCGAAATGGAAACGGAATTCCCCCCGAGCGCCGTATGGAGACAGCTTCCTTCCTACGGCCTCTACTGCCGACACATCGAAGGGTTGGCGTTCTCGCGCGTCTCGATTCTTCCCGCCGAGGGGGAAAAGCGGCCCGCCTTCCTCCTCAAGAACGTCTCCCCGTTCGATTGCACCGGATTGAACGCCGCCGAACCTTCCTCCTAG
- a CDS encoding glycoside hydrolase family 3 N-terminal domain-containing protein → MKHRNAALPIEDRIDSLLSEMTLEEKLAQMNQNMAGWRSYKRESNRRLSLSEEFLDKSRNGIGTLSAVQRADPWSGVTREEGLNPREAAEVSNQIQRHLVESTRLGIPAIIAVNCPHGLAGLHTTVFPAAIGLSSSWNRELLHRVGRVIGTELRAEGAHMSYSPVLDIAGDPRWSRVEETFGEDTHLAGELGEQIVRGQHNGDFKADSSAMATLKHFTTFGCSEGGQHNGPVHCGRHELHERFLPQFKKAIDAGAMSVMASYTEIDGIPVHRNRYLLTDILKEQWGFQGYLVSDGCGLDQLYNYHFTAHDPTEAAAQGVHAGVDQSLRDNVYNYLGDAVERGLVTVKQIDRAVRRILRVKFMLGLFENPYVDPENSSRVLSPEHREINLQTARESIILLKNDGVLPLNDGKIKRIAVIGPNAHNIYNQIGDYVCYQNPSEVTTLLQGIEVAARTAGIAVDHARGCGVTDPSDEGFADALAAASLADVIVACVGGSSARPFDTNYTAGGQAIVDDGRLDDIDCGEGIDRGNIDLGGAQQKLLALLSGLGKPLITVLVQGRPHTIEKIAADSNALLCAWYPGQEGGTALAEILFGIVCPSAKTTVSFPRVAEELPVYYNHKPSARKKYHQSPSKLLFPFGFGLSFTTFKYSDLTLSESQIRPDGATTLSVTVSNVGDWDAMEVVQLYVRDKVSTVTRPVKELKGFQKIGIRAGSATRVSFDLNPSTLGYHNEDLDFVVEPGEFEIMVGTSSEDLLSTVLKVGR, encoded by the coding sequence ATGAAGCACCGAAACGCCGCCCTGCCGATCGAAGATCGGATCGATTCCCTTTTGTCCGAGATGACCCTCGAGGAAAAGCTCGCCCAGATGAACCAAAACATGGCGGGCTGGCGCAGCTACAAAAGAGAGAGCAACCGCCGTCTCTCGCTTTCGGAGGAGTTTTTGGACAAATCCCGAAACGGCATCGGAACGCTTTCGGCCGTGCAGCGTGCCGACCCTTGGAGCGGCGTGACCCGCGAGGAAGGTTTGAACCCCAGAGAAGCCGCCGAGGTGTCGAACCAGATCCAAAGGCATCTGGTCGAAAGCACTCGCCTGGGTATTCCGGCCATCATCGCGGTCAACTGTCCCCACGGCCTGGCGGGCCTCCATACGACGGTGTTTCCGGCCGCCATCGGCCTTTCCTCTTCATGGAACCGCGAGCTGCTCCACCGCGTCGGCCGCGTGATCGGCACCGAGCTCCGCGCGGAGGGTGCCCACATGTCCTATTCGCCCGTGCTCGACATCGCGGGCGATCCCCGATGGTCGCGGGTCGAGGAGACCTTCGGCGAAGACACCCACCTCGCGGGAGAACTCGGCGAACAGATCGTCCGGGGCCAACATAACGGCGACTTCAAGGCCGACTCCTCCGCCATGGCCACGCTGAAGCACTTCACGACCTTCGGCTGTAGCGAGGGAGGCCAACATAATGGCCCCGTCCATTGCGGCCGCCACGAGCTTCACGAGAGATTCCTGCCCCAGTTCAAGAAGGCCATCGACGCGGGCGCCATGTCGGTCATGGCTTCCTACACCGAAATCGACGGCATCCCGGTCCATCGCAATCGCTATCTGCTGACCGATATCCTCAAGGAACAGTGGGGCTTCCAGGGCTACCTCGTCTCCGACGGATGCGGGTTGGACCAGTTATACAACTATCACTTCACGGCGCATGACCCGACCGAGGCGGCCGCACAGGGCGTCCATGCCGGTGTGGACCAAAGCCTCCGGGACAACGTCTATAACTATCTGGGCGATGCCGTGGAGCGGGGCCTCGTCACGGTGAAGCAGATCGACCGGGCCGTCCGCCGGATTCTTCGCGTGAAATTCATGCTCGGGCTGTTTGAGAACCCTTACGTCGATCCGGAGAACAGCTCGCGCGTCCTTTCGCCGGAACACCGGGAGATCAATCTGCAAACCGCGCGGGAAAGCATCATCCTGCTCAAGAACGACGGCGTGCTGCCGCTCAATGACGGCAAAATCAAAAGGATCGCCGTCATAGGACCGAACGCACACAACATCTACAACCAGATTGGCGACTACGTCTGCTATCAGAACCCCTCCGAGGTCACCACCCTTCTTCAGGGAATCGAGGTCGCCGCCCGGACCGCCGGCATCGCCGTCGACCACGCACGCGGGTGCGGTGTGACCGATCCCTCCGACGAGGGCTTTGCCGATGCGCTCGCCGCAGCCTCTCTTGCGGACGTCATCGTGGCTTGCGTCGGAGGTTCCAGTGCCCGTCCGTTCGATACGAACTACACAGCCGGAGGACAGGCGATCGTCGACGACGGACGGCTCGATGACATCGATTGCGGCGAGGGGATCGACCGAGGCAACATCGATCTGGGTGGGGCTCAACAAAAACTCCTGGCGCTGTTGAGCGGCCTCGGCAAACCTTTGATCACCGTCCTGGTCCAGGGTCGTCCGCATACCATCGAAAAAATCGCCGCCGACAGCAATGCCCTGCTGTGCGCCTGGTATCCGGGGCAGGAAGGCGGCACCGCTCTCGCCGAGATCCTCTTCGGCATCGTGTGTCCCTCCGCAAAAACGACCGTCAGCTTCCCGCGCGTGGCCGAGGAGCTGCCCGTGTATTACAACCACAAGCCTAGCGCCCGTAAAAAATATCATCAGAGTCCTTCCAAGCTCCTGTTCCCCTTCGGATTCGGGCTGAGCTTCACGACCTTCAAATATTCGGACCTCACGCTTTCCGAATCTCAAATCAGACCTGACGGCGCGACGACGCTTTCCGTTACGGTAAGCAACGTCGGCGACTGGGATGCGATGGAAGTGGTGCAGCTCTATGTCCGGGACAAGGTCAGCACCGTGACCCGGCCGGTCAAGGAGCTCAAGGGATTCCAAAAGATCGGGATACGGGCCGGCAGCGCCACAAGGGTCTCTTTCGACCTTAACCCAAGCACGTTAGGCTATCACAACGAGGATCTCGATTTCGTCGTCGAACCCGGAGAGTTTGAAATCATGGTAGGGACAAGTTCCGAAGACCTTTTATCCACTGTCCTTAAAGTTGGCCGATAA
- the vccB gene encoding Verru_Chthon cassette protein B, whose product MPPRPGKFVSPCSRVAHATAFSLIEAVIAIGIVSLAMVSLLGVIPIGLKTFRSAAATSTEAEVVRDVVSRVLAADATNLVARTYYFTDEGLPVASAGDPQRAFTVLVSASKVSGGLLTTNASQVIVSVVGRTATETNSYFAIVPSAVR is encoded by the coding sequence TTGCCTCCCAGGCCAGGCAAATTCGTCTCCCCTTGTTCTCGCGTCGCTCACGCGACGGCCTTCAGCCTGATCGAGGCGGTGATCGCGATCGGCATCGTCTCCCTCGCGATGGTCTCCCTCCTCGGCGTCATCCCGATCGGCCTGAAGACGTTCCGGTCGGCGGCGGCGACGTCGACCGAGGCCGAGGTGGTACGGGACGTCGTCAGCCGGGTCCTCGCCGCCGATGCCACGAACCTCGTCGCCCGGACCTATTACTTCACCGACGAAGGCCTTCCCGTCGCCTCGGCGGGCGATCCGCAGAGGGCCTTCACGGTCCTGGTCAGCGCGTCGAAGGTGTCCGGCGGCCTCCTGACGACGAACGCGAGCCAGGTCATCGTCTCGGTCGTGGGGCGGACGGCCACGGAGACCAACAGCTACTTCGCGATCGTCCCTTCGGCGGTCCGCTGA
- a CDS encoding SGNH/GDSL hydrolase family protein, whose protein sequence is MTEGSGARTACAALALWCCGTVAFAEGGPLIKNGQKVAFLGDSITANGWATKGGYVRLVVDGLQKEGITVTPVPAGVSGNTSRDMLARLTKDVLQAKPDWLTVSCGVNDVWHGAKGVELPAYQQNIVSIIDQAQAAGIKVILFTATPIGEDANPNNEKLTAYNDFLRQLAKDRNLPLADQNRDFREALGKFPERASSRYLTVDGVHMNAEGNVIMAKGCLRAMGLPAEETEKIEQAWLNQPETASFAAKIALRQEADLTLAQFRALEKLALGRSEDVMQTEGTLWLQSLGEVLQEHAKEPSLDAAKIDQETRERLLRKIADLPPA, encoded by the coding sequence TTGACGGAGGGGTCCGGGGCGAGGACGGCATGCGCCGCGCTCGCTCTGTGGTGCTGCGGGACGGTCGCCTTCGCCGAAGGCGGGCCGCTGATCAAGAACGGGCAGAAGGTCGCCTTTCTCGGCGACTCGATCACGGCGAACGGTTGGGCGACGAAGGGGGGTTACGTGCGGCTCGTCGTCGACGGATTGCAGAAGGAGGGAATCACCGTCACGCCGGTCCCGGCGGGAGTGAGCGGCAACACATCACGGGACATGTTGGCCCGGCTCACGAAGGATGTCCTCCAGGCGAAGCCCGACTGGCTGACGGTGAGCTGCGGCGTGAACGACGTCTGGCACGGGGCCAAGGGCGTCGAGCTGCCCGCCTACCAGCAAAACATCGTCTCGATCATCGATCAGGCCCAGGCGGCCGGGATCAAGGTGATCCTCTTCACCGCAACTCCGATCGGCGAGGACGCGAATCCGAACAACGAGAAGCTGACGGCCTACAACGACTTCCTCCGCCAGTTGGCGAAGGACCGCAATCTGCCGCTCGCCGATCAGAACCGTGATTTCCGCGAAGCCCTCGGGAAGTTCCCGGAGCGGGCCTCCTCCCGCTATCTGACCGTCGACGGCGTCCACATGAACGCGGAGGGGAACGTGATCATGGCCAAGGGCTGCCTCCGTGCGATGGGCCTTCCGGCCGAGGAGACAGAGAAGATCGAGCAGGCGTGGCTGAACCAGCCGGAGACGGCCTCATTCGCCGCCAAGATCGCCCTCCGGCAGGAGGCCGACCTCACCCTCGCGCAGTTCCGCGCGCTGGAGAAGTTGGCGCTAGGCCGGAGCGAGGACGTGATGCAGACAGAGGGAACACTCTGGCTCCAAAGCCTCGGCGAAGTCCTGCAGGAGCATGCCAAAGAGCCCTCGCTCGACGCGGCGAAGATCGACCAGGAGACCCGGGAACGGCTGCTTCGGAAAATCGCGGACCTGCCTCCCGCCTAG
- a CDS encoding polysaccharide deacetylase family protein, whose translation MEPRIEIPAFPQGKRIAVTLSFDDGHTFDRKVVAALNRLGLKATFNLNSGKLGRTGEILPDGYRNYLDASEVADLYRGHEVAIHTVTHPFLDRLDVSQLAYEVLDDRRNLEGLVGYPVRGMAYPFGVYDQKIADLLRGLGVAYSRTTRTEEKCFPPEDPLKWATTAHQFASEPTVPQRFEKLYAQPRYSVFFVWGHGFEFHDRNDWDALDRLFAPLSGKPDVWYCTNIELFDYEAARSRLVIAANLRSVLNPSALPVTLAVDGKLREVPPGLTLL comes from the coding sequence ATGGAACCCCGCATCGAGATCCCCGCCTTCCCGCAGGGGAAGCGGATCGCCGTCACGCTGAGCTTCGACGACGGGCACACTTTCGACCGCAAGGTCGTCGCGGCCCTGAACCGACTCGGACTCAAAGCCACCTTCAACCTGAATTCGGGCAAGCTCGGCCGCACCGGCGAGATCCTGCCCGACGGCTATCGAAACTACCTCGACGCCTCCGAGGTGGCCGACCTCTACCGAGGGCACGAAGTGGCGATCCACACCGTCACCCATCCTTTCCTCGACCGGCTCGATGTCTCGCAGCTCGCCTACGAGGTGCTCGACGACCGCCGTAACCTCGAGGGCCTCGTCGGCTATCCCGTCCGCGGCATGGCTTATCCTTTCGGGGTGTACGACCAAAAAATAGCCGATCTGCTGCGCGGCCTCGGCGTCGCCTACTCCCGGACCACGCGCACCGAGGAAAAATGCTTTCCGCCGGAAGATCCTCTGAAGTGGGCGACGACGGCCCACCAATTCGCGAGTGAACCGACCGTCCCGCAGCGTTTCGAGAAGCTCTATGCTCAACCGCGCTATTCCGTCTTCTTCGTGTGGGGCCACGGCTTCGAGTTCCACGACCGCAACGACTGGGACGCGCTCGACCGACTCTTCGCGCCGCTCTCAGGGAAGCCCGATGTCTGGTATTGCACCAATATCGAGCTCTTCGACTACGAAGCGGCCCGCTCCCGGCTCGTCATCGCGGCGAACCTCCGGAGCGTGCTGAATCCCAGCGCCCTCCCCGTGACCCTCGCGGTGGACGGAAAGCTCCGGGAGGTCCCTCCCGGCCTCACCCTTCTTTGA